The Ptychodera flava strain L36383 chromosome 18, AS_Pfla_20210202, whole genome shotgun sequence sequence GTGTCACCTCAGTCAATTTGCAGTTTATGGTCTGATTAGgctcatatatttttttcagaatgatTATAATGTTTTCTTGGTCGATTGGTCAGGAGGTGCCAGAGCTGGGTATTTCCAGTCTGTAGCCAACACCAGAATAGTGGGTGCTGAAAGTGATCTCTTTGCTAAATTCTTGTATACGCAAACTGGTCAGACATTCGGAGACATGTACTGTGTTGGCCACAGTCTTGGTGGGCATTGCTGTGGCTACTTTGGCGAAGGAACTCCATTCCTGGGGAGAATCACAGGTGAGTATTATAAGTTGCGAGTTACATCAGATTATAAGTAAAGGCGAGAGTAGTTTCCAGACTTGTTCAATAGTTTCATGGTACCTGCAAGTTGAGCAGCGGTGGAAATACTATGCTGACAGTCAAGTTCACGTATTACACAGGTTACATGCTAGTTTGTACAGTATTTTAGTATGTGGCTTCCAGCAAACTACATTGGTCATTCAAAAAATTGTACTATTATTTGTGATACATTATACAATATGTCCTTGGTTTTAAAATTAGAAATAATGCAGTACTTCAAAAGCTGggcaaatttatttttatcaagtGGGAGACAACATTTGCATTTTACAAATAACAATAATGGCTGTTGAATTATATGCCTCTTACAATCAGATTTCCTTTGACATCTTCCTTGAAAATACCAGAATAAAAGAATTTTTCAcgttttgaaaaatttcaattgcTTTCATAATGTATACACAAACAGGTCTGGACCCAGCAGGCCCTAACTTTGAAGATGAGCATGTATTGGTTCGCCTTGACCCAAGAGATGCACAGTTTGTTGATGTGATACACACCGATGCTGAAAGACTCATTGAACTTGGTCTTGGAATATACCAAGAGGTATAAATTATTCCTTGTTTCTTCTACTTTGTACATTTTAAGTTTCCTGTACTTTTCAATAATTAGATATGGTATCGATAATATTGCGTCTACATCATAACTAATTCACGTATGATACTAACAAATGTTAATTTCactgatgttattttttttttgatactgCAGTGTGGACATGTTGATTTCTACCCAAATGGTGGTAAGGATCAACCAGGCTGTGATAGGGTTGGTAGTGGTAAGTGAAAAGTCATTACAAAACCCCACTTTGCCTTCCCTTTCCAAACATCTCCCCTCTCCCACTAAAAAATCAACACTGCAATGAAGTTTTTCTCTTCAGATTGGAAATATATGTTAATGAAAAAAGCAGAATTTCATGTTGACTTGAAACAGTAAACTCCTAGCATAGTAAAAACTATATTCAACATGATTGAACTTTTGCAAGATACTGTAATTGTCTTTCAAATGAAAGGAAATGGCCATGATTATGCTAATCATATGCACAGAGggatttgtggagggaccacgAAGAAATCAACCGTGGAATATCAGTGTGCTGATTGGATGTTAATTATATGGCTCCACCTTACTTAACATAACAAACCACTCCCACAAGCAAAATCAGCCAATCAGCATTGGGATCAAGTCTGTGTTTGCTTTACAACTGTTATATAAACCTATGAGTACATGTTAATTAGGTTACTTATCCTGCTTTGGTGGCCCATACCAAAATGCACAAAGTTCAATGTGGCTATTAAAAGCCTGCAGAAACTGCAGATTCATGTTAGTTTCACTGAAACGTTATGGgcaaaaacacacacataatGTTGGCCTTTTGTTTCCGTCCACAGAGGTTTGTGATCACACAAGAGCTGTTGAGTATTACCTGCATTCTATTACCCCAAGCTGCAAGTTCACAGCCTACCCATGTGAACTGGAGCAATGGTCTAACTGCAATGACTGTGGTACCAGGGGGTGTAACTACATGGGACACCCTGCCACACCAGATAATCAAGGTGTTTACTACCTGGAGACCTCTGATTCCGTGCCATACTGTCTGGGTTAAGGAGATGTTTATGTCATCATCGCTTttgactgatattttgaaatgttaattCTGGACATAAAAGTTGCTAAAGCAGGGTGAGGGACCCCTACAGTGGGTTTGTGTGATTCAAAATTGATTCAAAGCTTGTCAAGCAATCTTATATATGTCAAGTGTAATTTTGTCACGGTGATTCTAGATGCAAATAAACCTAGCACAAAGTATTGGATTTGTTGTTGTGACACTTTCACAAAACCTGACTATGTGTTACATGCAACTGAGTTGACACAGTAATGGTGAGCTTTATGGAACAAACCAGTATGCCAGTGTTGAATTTATCACCCACTTTCTTCATGGCAGACCTATTGTATGTGTGAGAAGATAAATTACTTTCATTGACTTATGAGAGGGACAGTACCTGTTCAATCCGACCGATACttatgtacaaattttgatcaTTACACATCATTCTTTCCACAATATAATATCTTTCAAAAGTTGTATTTAAATTGTATATATTGAAAATTGGGATTGGAAAAGGTACCTGATATGATCTCAGTGAGTGTCAACAAGTTACATATGCAGAGACAAAACTAAGAAGTGTATGACTATGAATGGAAAGTCAGTTGCATGTATTACATGACAAAGAATAGACAGTGGAGCATCAGTGATGTCCTCTATACATAATGTGGAGAGGTACGTCACATACACACGGCTAGTAGGAGTCTGTCTATGAACATATGGTATACTTTCTGGTGTGTTGCAAACATATGTTTATCtacatttgtgtacatataTGATATCATACACTGACACGCACTGCAAGATTTCAGCACtgctaaatttgcaaaatgtgaagACACCAAATCAAGGAGACAAAAGAACAAAAGTTGTCATTTATTAATATCTGTTAAGATGTTAGATCTGTCTCACAGTGTAAAAACTATTCCAGTACTACACTGCTTCTCAATACTACTGATGAAATAAGGGGAATTTTCTGGAACTAAAATTTTCCTCTGTAGACTGGCTGTCATTTTTTCACCATAAAATTACCAGAATTTACACaattttgcctaaaatcatacttTGCTAAATAGGAGCTCAGTAATTTTGCCCTGCAGGACAAAATTATTTGATACTGATTGGAAATAATCTGTATAGAGCTATGATTTCTAATGTTACAGTATGGTTGCCATatgaattattgaaatatactgTACCGATCACAGTATGATTCTGATTGTAACTATACCAGTATTCCAATGGTCAACCCTTCAGCAGATATGCCAAAAACAGAATGACAAGTACCCCCATATAAAACTGCATACCCATATGGGTTAAAAATTAAGCAAGGACAAAGTGCCTTGCCATACTCTCTTACAGCCCTCTCTAGCTGATGTTATGGGCCTTTCTACACTTGCATGGTAGACGAGGCTACAAGCAGCATATACTAGTATACAAATAGGGGTCTGGTACGTACTGTACTCCAGCCTGATTTTTGGTTTAATAGACAATCTTCGGATCATGAAATGGCAGTCTTAGCCACTGCGCCACAACTTTaaaagtatacagtcacctgtaatctaaatatgcccatatttGGTCAAGGGGGCattcctttgtattcaaaatgcccatgtgagggcgctgtttttaaaaagtggccacccgcttaaaatctgcgattggttagattttctctttccatggtaactgaggcaaaattagaacaggtgacagttTACCTTTAATTGGTCACCAGAGCAAAGCAATTATCATTAATCTCATTACAATAACTGCATGACACAACTAAAGTCTCAGTCTATTTAAAAcacagttttgaaaattcatCATGAGTAACAAAACAGTCCGGTCAGATTATTTGGTTGTTATGTGACATAACCACATTGTAGATGTAATATGCAATAATTTTATGTGGAAGAGATAGTACCTTGTCAGTAAAATGTGCCCCCTGGACGTATGATAAACTTTGACATCATATCTCATATACTGGTACTCCACCAGCTTTGTCACTCTGGCCTGGTGTGTACAACCATATGCTCTATCAATGATGTGTGACCTAGCTGTGTACCGGTAAACTGGGCATGAAAGTCGGGGTTTTAACTCTGTCCCTTCTAAATTTGGGTATAAACTCTGTTAAATTTCTATTGGATGAGGATAGACCTCAATAGCAGGAAATTGGGGGTGATGGGTACTGGGTTTACATAGTGCCCCTTTTATGGAAAAAAACTTCTATTTACAGCAAATGAGACCGACAAACTGATAAGACAACTAGGTGTCTCCTGCATGGAGAGATAGCTAACACCATAAAAATACTGGTTATCTAAGAAAATGTGTTCAATTCCCATCAAACTGATGTTTTATAATCTGAGCTTCTGACTGAGTCATCCTAGAGTTTGAAGAGACGCATTTTCAGAAGAAAGTTCTGGCTGAGAGCACTGTGAGTATACGAACCAATATGCTTTGAATTTCTCGTATAGCTGAACATTCACTTTATACAGGTTACTTGTTTGCTAAGCACTGACtaacatgattttgattttgataaatCAGAAACTGGTGACATTCGTGCTTCTATTGAGATACTGGTCTTCATGTAGAAAACAGACAATATTGCTGAACATAACATTATGAACAATTTGATtgaaaggtagaatgcgcctcagggacagatattaagACTCgcaactttgtaaaatttgtttctgatctaccacttgtaggagctcaaatttaaagttcttggagcgacaaaaattttcactgtcttagtttttatCGAACATTGAAAATTTCGTTTTCTCTGTAGAGTTACCAGAggaatggctgccattttgaatttcaaatataagtcagatatttgtttctctttgtaaaactttgcatgatgacccctgatttttattctcggtttggtaagagaatggttgacagtcacattgatgaaagttgaacgAACGTTTAAGTtatcactttcgaggcgcatactaactTAAAAATATTCTCCTAAAGTGGTTGGATTTTACATGCAGGTACTTGAGAAAGTTTACTGGGCAAAAAAATGTACTGTTTACACTTATTGTTTAAACATCTTGATTACGAGCAATTTGTCCTTCtgttctgaaaaatataaattttttctcTGGTAAGGTATCGGGGAGTTTGTTTCTAGGCTATTCCAAAATGAGgatgattttgaatttctgcaTTGTGGCTTCAATTTCTACATTGGGTAAGTATCATTTATATGCAACTTTTATTTATAGCGTATGATAATCTGACACTGATGTGAGGGTGTATTTTaccatcaacaataacatttcgcTGTCTAATGACTACATCCCTTCATAAATAGCATACAGCAAGTCTAATGAGTTAGGAATATTACCATGTTGAATGACTTACATGTAAAGTAAGCTGAATCTAAAAATTTCAAGCACAGGTTCAACAAGTTCAACATGAGCAGTTGAGTAATTGGGTAAAAAGTGTTCGCGGCTATTTGTGCGATTTGTGGACTAAAATTCTTACAAATGAACATAAGATTCATCTCATTATGAAGTTGCCATAATCAAAATGTACCTTTACTTTACACGGATAGTAAATGAACGTcatttttggctatttttctgTGATATTATTGATAGTGATATACCGAACACATTGTACCATACCCAAAGTAACATGGCCTGCGTATTTTATTTGtataattgaataatttgtAAGGTTAATTTGTATGGATGATTAAAAGTATCAGACAAGTTCTTTGGCACCTTAGCTGTATCACATTCATGGTGTAAATACATGACAGTTGTCACAAACCACAGACTGATATGACTTAACCTTTCTGGATTCTCTCCGTCAACATGATGAAACAACAGGCATGGCTGACACTGTGTGTTACGAAGACTTGGACAACCGATGTTTCACCAACGATCCACCATATGACAATACCAACCAGCTGCCCGAAGAGCCGGGCATAGTCGGCACAGCTTTCCAGTTGTTCACCAGACAGAACTACAACACTGGACAGTTTCTTGACCGCCACAAGCCAGAGGCCCTCGCAGGTTCCAATTTTGACGCACAGAGAATGTCTGTGTTCATCATCCATGGATGGTTGAACCATGGAGATATATTCTGGATGCATAACGTGAAAGATGCTCTGCTGGATTTTGTAAGTTATATCATGTTCTTATGAAAATACCACATAGTGTGATTTGTGTTTAAAGAGTCACTTAATTCAGTCAGTTGTGGTTTATGGTGTGATTAGgctcacatattttttttcagaatgatTATAATGTTTT is a genomic window containing:
- the LOC139117312 gene encoding pancreatic lipase-related protein 2-like, with product MILSLCALLSLATLGMADTVCYPELDDRCFTNDPPYDNTNQLPEDPATVGTAFQLFTRQNYNTGQFLDRHKPEALEASNFDAQRMSVFIIHGWLNHGDIFWMHNVKDALLDFNDYNVFLVDWSGGARAGYFQSVANTRIVGAESDLFAKFLYTQTGQTFGDMYCVGHSLGGHCCGYFGEGTPFLGRITGLDPAGPNFEDEHVLVRLDPRDAQFVDVIHTDAERLIELGLGIYQECGHVDFYPNGGKDQPGCDRVGSEVCDHTRAVEYYLHSITPSCKFTAYPCELEQWSNCNDCGTRGCNYMGHPATPDNQGVYYLETSDSVPYCLG